Proteins from a genomic interval of Rhodococcus rhodochrous:
- a CDS encoding NAD-dependent epimerase/dehydratase family protein, whose protein sequence is MSHLQVVAGAGPVGWTVAEQLAAQGHRVRVLTRSGSGPEGAGIERLRVDVTDPEAVAAALVDEDGLVADAVYMCVHGSAYRADVWARELPIAERVVLDAAANLSEKTVVVFPESLYSYSEPDRVMTEDSPREADTGKRGIRRQLLAARAAHRAPTVSVVASDFFGPRALNAMAGERMVPTVLAGNKVRVLGSADLPHSFTYVPDLAAAMIASAGEPAVWNTVIHAPTGPAVTQREIATAFTRAAGLPAPAVGTIPSWLVRAGGHVNRDMKELAEMLYQFDAPFVMDSTRTEQVLGLSPTPLDEAAARTVEWWRSR, encoded by the coding sequence CAGGAGCCGGACCCGTCGGCTGGACCGTCGCCGAACAACTTGCCGCACAAGGACATCGCGTGCGTGTCCTGACCCGATCGGGCAGCGGACCGGAAGGTGCGGGCATCGAACGCCTGCGTGTCGACGTCACGGATCCCGAGGCCGTGGCCGCAGCACTCGTCGACGAAGACGGACTAGTTGCCGACGCGGTGTACATGTGCGTCCACGGGTCGGCCTACCGCGCCGACGTATGGGCACGCGAACTCCCCATCGCCGAGCGGGTCGTTCTCGACGCCGCCGCGAACCTGTCGGAGAAGACGGTCGTCGTCTTCCCCGAGAGCCTCTACTCGTACAGCGAACCCGACCGGGTCATGACCGAGGACTCGCCCCGCGAGGCCGACACCGGCAAGCGCGGCATCCGGCGGCAGCTCCTCGCCGCCCGCGCCGCCCACCGTGCCCCGACGGTGAGCGTCGTGGCATCGGACTTCTTCGGTCCACGGGCACTGAACGCGATGGCCGGCGAACGCATGGTGCCCACCGTGCTCGCCGGCAACAAGGTGCGGGTACTCGGCTCGGCCGACCTCCCGCATTCGTTCACCTACGTTCCCGACCTGGCGGCGGCGATGATCGCGTCGGCGGGGGAGCCGGCCGTGTGGAACACCGTGATCCACGCACCCACCGGACCGGCCGTGACACAGCGTGAGATCGCCACCGCCTTCACGCGGGCGGCCGGCCTGCCCGCGCCCGCGGTGGGGACGATCCCGTCCTGGCTGGTGCGGGCCGGCGGCCACGTGAACCGGGACATGAAGGAACTCGCCGAGATGCTCTACCAGTTCGATGCCCCGTTCGTCATGGACTCGACCCGCACCGAACAGGTACTCGGCCTGTCGCCCACCCCGCTCGACGAGGCGGCCGCCCGCACGGTCGAATGGTGGCGGAGCCGATAG